In the Corynebacterium gerontici genome, one interval contains:
- a CDS encoding SPFH domain-containing protein, protein MTGLIFLAVVVALAVLILAKTIVVIPQGEAAIVERLGRYTRTISGGISLLVPFIDRVRARIDTRERVVSFPPQAVITQDNLTVAIDTVVTFQINDPARAIYGVDNYIVGVEQISVATLRDVVGGMTLEETLTSREVINRRLRGELDAATTKWGLRISRVELKAIDPPPSIQQSMEMQMKADREKRAMILTAEGRRESDIRTAEGEKQAKILAAEGEKHAAILAAEAEREATILKAEGERAARYLAAQGEAKAIQKVNAAIKSVQVTPEVLAYQYLEKLPQLAQGEASTMWMIPSQFGDALEDFAKALGKRDEDGVFRYEPAQRDERSENIANADDHEDWFNTQSNPEIAAAVAAANAVANKPVDEEPLGTGAKKAISPEATAAIEQPDTTD, encoded by the coding sequence ATGACTGGATTGATTTTCCTCGCGGTTGTGGTGGCTCTGGCAGTGCTCATACTCGCCAAAACAATCGTGGTGATACCCCAGGGTGAAGCCGCGATTGTCGAGCGATTGGGCCGCTATACCCGAACCATTTCGGGAGGCATCAGTTTGCTCGTGCCTTTCATCGACCGGGTTCGGGCTCGCATAGATACTCGTGAACGTGTGGTGAGCTTCCCTCCACAGGCCGTGATTACTCAAGATAATCTCACCGTCGCCATCGATACGGTCGTGACCTTTCAAATTAATGATCCGGCCCGTGCGATTTACGGGGTCGACAACTACATCGTTGGTGTGGAGCAGATCTCTGTAGCCACGCTTCGCGATGTAGTTGGCGGCATGACATTGGAAGAGACACTGACGTCTCGAGAAGTGATCAACCGTCGGCTGCGTGGTGAGCTCGACGCCGCCACCACCAAATGGGGCTTGAGAATCAGCCGCGTTGAATTGAAGGCTATCGATCCGCCTCCATCGATCCAGCAGTCCATGGAAATGCAAATGAAGGCGGATCGGGAAAAGCGGGCTATGATTCTCACCGCTGAGGGGCGCCGCGAATCTGATATTCGAACGGCAGAGGGCGAAAAGCAGGCAAAGATCCTGGCGGCCGAGGGTGAAAAGCACGCGGCAATTTTGGCAGCTGAAGCCGAACGAGAGGCAACTATCCTCAAAGCGGAAGGCGAACGCGCGGCACGATACTTGGCGGCCCAAGGTGAAGCGAAGGCTATCCAAAAGGTCAACGCGGCCATCAAGTCTGTCCAGGTTACCCCGGAAGTTTTGGCCTACCAGTATTTGGAGAAGCTGCCGCAGCTTGCGCAGGGTGAAGCCTCCACAATGTGGATGATTCCCAGCCAATTCGGTGATGCTTTGGAAGATTTTGCCAAAGCACTTGGCAAACGCGACGAAGACGGCGTATTCCGCTATGAACCAGCGCAGCGAGATGAACGCAGCGAGAACATCGCAAACGCCGATGATCACGAGGATTGGTTTAACACGCAATCGAATCCTGAAATCGCCGCTGCGGTAGCTGCAGCCAACGCTGTTGCTAATAAACCTGTGGACGAAGAACCGCTCGGCACTGGCGCAAAGAAGGCGATTTCACCTGAAGCTACCGCAGCGATTGAGCAGCCCGACACCACAGACTAA
- a CDS encoding NfeD family protein: protein MGALIWIVIALALAGLELLAGELTFLMLGGGALAAAGTSMVSDSLPVQAVVFAVVSIALLGLVKPIAKKRMLQAPALDTSPRAALGQRAEVLELVDATSGQIRFDGGIWSARSLHEDERFTVGESVQVVDIDGTTAVVWKGI from the coding sequence GTGGGAGCCTTGATTTGGATTGTGATCGCGCTGGCGCTAGCTGGCCTCGAACTACTGGCGGGAGAACTCACGTTCTTGATGCTTGGCGGCGGCGCTCTCGCCGCGGCTGGAACAAGCATGGTCAGCGATTCCTTACCTGTCCAAGCAGTAGTGTTCGCGGTCGTCTCGATCGCTCTGCTAGGTTTGGTGAAACCCATCGCCAAAAAGCGCATGCTACAGGCTCCTGCCCTCGATACTTCGCCGCGGGCCGCACTTGGCCAACGTGCGGAAGTACTCGAACTCGTTGATGCAACCAGCGGCCAAATCCGCTTCGACGGTGGCATCTGGTCTGCACGCTCGTTACACGAAGATGAGCGATTTACGGTAGGCGAAAGTGTTCAAGTTGTTGATATTGACGGCACCACTGCTGTGGTGTGGAAGGGGATCTAA